In Dasypus novemcinctus isolate mDasNov1 chromosome 10, mDasNov1.1.hap2, whole genome shotgun sequence, one DNA window encodes the following:
- the LOC101431889 gene encoding olfactory receptor 4C11: protein MQQNNSVTEFILLGLTQDPLRQKMVFVIFLIFYAGTVVGNLLIIVTIKFSRTLGSPMYFFLFFLSFADVCFSTSIAPRLIVDAITAKKTISYNECMTQVFALHLFGCMEIFVLILMAVDRYVAICKPLRYSTIMRRQICIILIIFAWIGSFIHSTAQIVLALRLPFCGPNLIDHYCCDLQPLLKLACMDTYVINLLLVSNSGAICSSSFILLIISYIVILHSLRNHSAEGRKKAFSTCTSHIIVVILFFGPCTFMYTRPPTTFPIDKMVAVFYTIGTPFLNPLIYTLRNAEVKNAMKKLWSIKITSDVKG from the coding sequence ATGCAGCAAAATAACAGTGTAACTGAATTCATACTGTTAGGATTGACACAAGACCCTTTGAGGCAGAAAATGGTGTTTGTAATCTTCTTAATTTTCTACGCTGGAACCGTGGTAGGGAATTTGCTCATTATTGTGACTATCAAGTTCAGTCGGACACTTGGAagccccatgtacttcttcctattttttttgtcttttgctgATGTCTGCTTTTCAACTTCCATAGCCCCTCGGCTAATTGTGGATGCTATCACTGCAAAGAAAACCATATCCTACAATGAGTGCATGACTCAAGTCTTTGCACTACATTTATTTGGCTGCATGGAGATCTTTGTCCTCATCCTCATGGCCGTTGATCGATACGTGGCCATCTGTAAGCCCTTACGCTACTCAACCATCATGAGACGACAGATTTGCAtcattttgattatttttgcCTGGATTGGATCTTTCATTCATTCTACAGCTCAGATTGTTCTGGCCTTGAGATTGCCTTTCTGTGGACCTAATTTGATTGATCATTATTGTTGTGATTTGCAGCCCTTGTTGAAACTTGCCTGTATGGACACTTATGTGATCAACCTACTGCTAGTGTCCAATAGTGGGGCCATTTGCTCAAGCAGTTTCATACTTCTGATAATCTCATACATTGTCATCTTACATTCTCTGCGAAATCATAGTgcagaagggaggaaaaaagccTTCTCAACTTGTACCTCTCACATCATTGTAGTAATTTTATTCTTTGGTCCATGTACATTCATGTATACACGTCCCCCGACTACTTTTCCCATTGACAAAATGGTAGCAGTATTTTATACCATTGGAACACCCTTCCTCAACCCACTCATCTACACACTAAGGAATGCAGAAGTGAAAAATGCCATGAAAAAGTTATGGAGTATTAAAATTACGTCAGATGTCAAAGGATGA